Proteins from one Impatiens glandulifera unplaced genomic scaffold, dImpGla2.1, whole genome shotgun sequence genomic window:
- the LOC124917063 gene encoding uncharacterized protein LOC124917063, translated as MSKGVGSSGVQQNNGIFYYPQLTHTNYISWVIRVQAMMEDQGVWEAIESVEGTGIDVQLDKKARSHILQALPEDLLMQVANKKTMKEVWDCLKMRMHMNDNESLDQYDGRLTSISVRYSSFGETLNDIAIVKKLFDTVPERFISVVAGNEQFYNLETLIFEEAVGRLKEEWKARLKKDEEDSLNQWKKDSTYSGTRGQGGRTRGRGQGRGGRGAPSRKDKEGGSGGRGAPRDKSHIRCFNCNEMGHYSTQCRAKKNEVSHLTHADNVEPALLMAISEEIPPINVVMLNEMKLTPEILEAKNDETSRDA; from the exons ATGTCGAAGGGTGTAGGATCATCAGGAGTGCAGCAAAATAATGGCATATTCTACTATCCACAGCTAACACACACGAACTACATTAGTTGGGTGATTCGTGTACAGGCTATGATGGAGGACCAAGGAGTATGGGAGGCAATCGAGTCAGTAGAAGGCACAGGGATTGATGTACAACTTGATAAGAAGGCGAGGTCACATATTCTACAAGCACTTCCGGAGGATCTTCTAATGCAGGTGGCAAATAAGAAGACGATGAAGGAAGTGTGGGATTGTCTCAAGATGAG GATGCATATGAACGACAATGAGTCGCTCGATCAATATGATGGTCGACTCACATCCATATCAGTCAGGTACTCAAGCTTTGGAGAAACATTAAATGATATTGCGATAGTAAAGAAGCTCTTCGACACCGTGCCAGAAAGGTTTATTAGTGTGGTAGCCGGCAACGAGCAGTTTTACAACCTCGAGACGTTAATATTTGAGGAAGCTGTTGGAAGGCTGAAG GAGGAGTGGAAGGCACGATTGAAAAAGGACGAGGAAGACTCGTTGAACCAGTGGAAAAAAGATTCCACATATAGTGGGACCCGTGGTCAAGGAGGTAGAACCCGAGGTAGAGGCCAAGGGAGAGGAGGCAGAGGAGCACCGTCTCGGAAAGACAAAGAAGGTGGTTCAGGTGGTCGAGGAGCTCCTCGAGACAAGAGTCACATTCGTTGTTTTAATTGCAACGAGATGGGACATTACTCAACACAATGTCGAGCAAAGAAGAACGAGGTATCACACCTTACCCACGCAGACAACGTCGAACCAGCATTACTTATGGCAATCTCGGAGGAGATTCCTCCAATCAATGTTGTCATGCTGAATGAAATGAAGCTGACTCCAGAAATTTTAGAAGCTAAGAACGATGAGACATCAAGAGATGCTTGA